The genomic segment ATGCAACTGAAACCGCCGAGGGCGCCTGGGCGATGGTCGGGGACGGCCGCCGCCTGACGGAGCGCGGTGACCGGGGAACGAATCACTCGCCGGCGATAACGTGCTTAACCGCCGGCATTAGCGTGATGACCGCTGGCGATAGTTCACTGGTAAACCTGTGCTAGCGTAACGGTCCCCGGCGATAGCACAGTTACCGACCGGGAGTCGCGCGCTTGCCAACTGACATCAGCGCGATTACAAGCCGGCGATGATCGCTTGTTGTTCGAGCAATTTTGCCCTGGATTGCTGATAGCTTTCCAGCTTCTCGCGCTCTTTCGCCACCACCGCCTCCGGCGCGTGGCCGATAAAGCCCTCGTTGCCGAGCTTGGCGGCGATACGGCCGATTTCGCCTTCGATGCGCGCCGCTTCTTTGGCCAGACGCTCCAGCTCGGCGTTTTTATCGACCAGGCCCGCCATCGGGATCAGCAGCTCGGCGCCGTCAATAAGTTGGGTGACGGAAACCGGCCCTTTATCGTCCGCCGGCAGCAGGGTAATGCTGTCAAGCCGTGCCAGGGTGAGTATAAAGCTCAAGTTTTCGTTCACCCTGCGCGCCACCGCCGGTGAAGCCTGGCTCAGCAGCACCGTCAGCGGCTTACCGGGCGCAATGTTCATTTCGGCGCGAATCGTGCGCACCGCGACGATAGCTTGCTTGATCCATTCCAGGTCGGTGAGTGCGTCGGCGTCCGCCAGCGCCGCATCATAGGCCGGAAAAGGCTGCAGCATAATAGTTTCACCCGGTTCGCCGGTGAGGGGGTTCACCCGCAGCCAGATGGTTTCGGTAATAAACGGAATGATAGGATGCGCCAGGCGCAGCAACCCTTCCAGCACGTTGACCAACGTATGGCGGGTACCGCGCAGCTCGGCGTCGCTGCCGCCGCTCATCACCGGTTTGGTCAGCTCCAGATACCAGTCGCAGAACTGGTTCCAGGTGAATTCGTACAAAATCCCGGCCGCCAAATCGAAACGGTAAGCGTCCAGCGCTTCGCGAAACGCTTTCACCGTCTGGTTAAATTCCGCCAGGATCCAGCGATCCGCCAGCGACAGCACTTGGTCCCCGCCGTTGAAACCGCAGTCTTGATCTTCGGTATTCATCAGAACAAAACGGCTGGCGTTCCACAATTTATTGCAGAAATTGCGATACCCCTCCAGGCGCTTCATGTCCCAATTGATATCGCGGCCGGTAGAGGCCAGCGCCGCCAGCGTGAAACGCAGGGCATCGGTACCGTGCGGCTCGATGCCGTTCGGAAACTGTTTTTCCGTGCGTTTGTGGATCTTATCCGCCAGCTGCGGCTGCATCATATTGCCGGTGCGCTTTTCGAGCAAATCGGCCAGCGAAATGCCGTCCACCATGTCCAGAGGGTCGATAACATTCCCTTTGGACTTGGACATCTTCTGCCCTTCTTCATCGCGGATCAGACCGGTCATATAGACGGTATTAAACGGCACCTGCGGCTTGCCGTTGTCATCCTTGATGAAATGCATGGTCAGCATGATCATGCGCGCTATCCAGAAAAAGATAATGTCAAAGCCGCTCACCACTACGCTTGTGGGATGGAACGTGCGCAGCGCGTCGGTGTTTTCCGACCAGCCAAGGGTGGAGAAGGTCCATAGTCCTGAGGAGAACCAGGTATCCAGCACGTCGTCGTCCTGGCGCAGCGGGATGTCGTCCGCCAACTGATGTTGCTGGCGCACCTCGGCCTCGCTGCGGCCCACATAGACCCGACCCTCGGCATTGTACCAGGCTGGAATGCGGTGGCCCCACCACAGCTGGCGGGAAATACACCAATCCTGAATATCCCGCATCCAGCTGAAATACATGTTCTCGTACTGCTTCGGCACGAACTGGATCTCGCCCTGTTCCACCGCTGCCACCGCCACTTTCGCCAGCGGCGCGGCGCGCACGTACCATTGATCGGTCAACATCGGCTCGATAACCACGCCGCCGCGATCGCCATACGGGACCGTGAGGTCATGGGCCTTGACCTCGACCAGCAGGCTCAGGCGGTCGAATTCCGCCACGATCGCCTTGCGGGCGGCGAAACGTTCCAGGCCACGGAAAGCCGTCGGGATATCGCCAGACAGCGCCTCGCTGGCCTCGCCGTTGGTGTCGAACACCTCGGCTTCCTGACGGATGTCGCCGTCAAAGGTCAGGATATTGATCATCGGCAGCGCATGACGCTTGCCGACCTCATAGTCGTTAAAATCATGCGCCGGCGTGATTTTGACGCAGCCGGTGCCTTTGGTCATATCCGCGTGCTCGTCGCCGACAATCGGGATACGGCGGCCGACCA from the Candidatus Sodalis pierantonius str. SOPE genome contains:
- a CDS encoding valine--tRNA ligase, translated to MDKTYNPKDIEQPLYEHWEQQGYFKPNNDTRQDSYCIMIPPPNVTGSLHMGHAFQQTIMDTLIRYQRMQGKNTLWQAGTDHAGIATQMVVERKIAAEEGKTRHDYGRDAFIDKIWQWKAQSGGTITHQMRRLGDSVDWERERFTMDDGLSNAVKEVFVRLYQDDLIYRGKRLVNWDPKLRTAISDLEVENRKSKGSMWHLRYPLADGVCTADGLDYLVVVTTRPETMLGDTGVAVNPEDPRYRDLIGKFVMLPLVGRRIPIVGDEHADMTKGTGCVKITPAHDFNDYEVGKRHALPMINILTFDGDIRQEAEVFDTNGEASEALSGDIPTAFRGLERFAARKAIVAEFDRLSLLVEVKAHDLTVPYGDRGGVVIEPMLTDQWYVRAAPLAKVAVAAVEQGEIQFVPKQYENMYFSWMRDIQDWCISRQLWWGHRIPAWYNAEGRVYVGRSEAEVRQQHQLADDIPLRQDDDVLDTWFSSGLWTFSTLGWSENTDALRTFHPTSVVVSGFDIIFFWIARMIMLTMHFIKDDNGKPQVPFNTVYMTGLIRDEEGQKMSKSKGNVIDPLDMVDGISLADLLEKRTGNMMQPQLADKIHKRTEKQFPNGIEPHGTDALRFTLAALASTGRDINWDMKRLEGYRNFCNKLWNASRFVLMNTEDQDCGFNGGDQVLSLADRWILAEFNQTVKAFREALDAYRFDLAAGILYEFTWNQFCDWYLELTKPVMSGGSDAELRGTRHTLVNVLEGLLRLAHPIIPFITETIWLRVNPLTGEPGETIMLQPFPAYDAALADADALTDLEWIKQAIVAVRTIRAEMNIAPGKPLTVLLSQASPAVARRVNENLSFILTLARLDSITLLPADDKGPVSVTQLIDGAELLIPMAGLVDKNAELERLAKEAARIEGEIGRIAAKLGNEGFIGHAPEAVVAKEREKLESYQQSRAKLLEQQAIIAGL